A single window of Dermacentor albipictus isolate Rhodes 1998 colony chromosome 1, USDA_Dalb.pri_finalv2, whole genome shotgun sequence DNA harbors:
- the LOC135903073 gene encoding uncharacterized protein, translating to MKGAVVTFLALYVVAVTCSAHVLSQETKKAEEGGLKVNLGKEVTLVGEILVETAETLAKDDLKQDDEYFLRDLWEKAKDTLKNAGRKIHEVTKTAVGDMKTAMEQATSRIREKAIEKAMGILAKVMGNAMESYAAEDSGAATQFRNDLVHRLKRTGEKFIAAGKKLSGH from the exons GCTCGGCACACGTACTGTCCCAGGAAACGAAGAAAGCCGAGGAAGGTGGTCTGAAGGTGAACTTGGGAAAGGAAGTCACACTTGTGGGGGAGATCCTGGTCGAGACAGCTGAAACGCTCGCCAAGGACGACTTGAAACAG GATGACGAGTACTTCCTACGAGATCTGTGGGAAAAGGCGAAGGATACATTGAAGAATGCTGGTAGAAAGATCCACGAAGTCACAAAGACTGCTGTAGGGGACATGAAGACAGCCATGGAACAGGCCACTAGCAGGATAAGGGAGAAGGCGATTGAGAAAGCTATGGGAATTCTGGCAAAGGTTATGGGCAATGCAATGGAGTCGTACGCTGCTGAAGATTCTGGCGCGGCGACCCAATTCCGAAATGACTTGGTTCACAGGCTTAAGCGCACTGGCGAGAAGTTCATTGCCGCGGGCAAGAAGCTTTCAGGCCACTAA